A window of Candidatus Moraniibacteriota bacterium genomic DNA:
AAAACAAGAGAATCATTATCCTCTACTAATGCCACAGGTTTTCCATTTTCTGTTATTACCGCTGGCTCCACGTATTCGTCGGTAATTTCTTTGGCATAGGAATCCTGAAGATGCTTAAAAGGGTCCGATACCAATTCTCCTTTTCCTTCGGTAAGCAGGCGATAGGCCTTCTCTATTCTGTCCCAGTTATTATTTCTGTCTAGTGCCCAGTTCCGGCCGCAGAGAGTGGCGATTTTTCCTATGCCGTAAAGCCGTATCTTGTCTTGAAGCTCCTTGATGGTTTTTGTTGCGGCATTGGGGGGAGAATCCCGGCCGTCAGTAAAGATATGGATAAAAACTTTTTCCAGATTCTGCGCTTTTGCCATTTCCAATAACGCGTAAAGATGCTCTCGGTGGGAATGAACCGAACCGTCGCCAATTAGTCCCATCAAGTGAAAAGAACTGCCTTGTTCTTTTGCGCTTCTCATCGCCGTAAGTAGCACTTCGTTTTTGAAGAAAGTGCCGTCCTGGATGGACAAAGTAATGCGGGGCAAATTCTGATAGATAATTTTGCCTGCTCCTAAAGCCATATGGCCTACTTCGCTGTTTCCTGATTCTCCCCAGGGAAGACCGACGGAAATTCCTGAGGCCTGAAGAGTCATCGAAGGATAGAATTTATTCAATTTTTCAATCGTGGGAAGTTGGGCTTTTCTAATGGTGTTCCCTTGAGTATTACTGCTTATGCCCCAACCGTCCAGCACAACCAGAACTACTGGCTTGTACATAAAATTTGTTTTTGCAATAAAAAAATTTCTATACTTTTCCCATATTATCACAAATATCCTACTTTGACAAAAATTGCCCGCTGATATATCATAACAAGAGTAATAATAAATGTTTATTTCAATCGTTCATTTGGTAAGCGGATGTAAAATAATATGCATTGGTCGTGTATGGAAAATGGAAAAATAATTTTTTATCGCGATGTTTCTGCCAGTCGCTATTTTTGGCGTTTGGCTTATCAATTGAAGAGATTTCAAAATTATGGAAACAAGTTTGGTTTACGTAGCTATCGGTATTGTGACGCTGGCCATTGGCTCACTTCTGGGATATCTTGCCCGCCAGACGATTGCTAAAAAGCAGCTTACAACGGCGGAGGGAAAAATTAACAAGATGCTTGAAGAGGCGCAACAAAAGGCGCAGGAGTTGACATTGGACGCGAAAAATCGGGCGGTAGAGATTTTAGAAGAGGCCAAAAAAAAGGAAAAAGAGCGCGAAGATCAAATTCTTCGTCTGGAGCAGCGGCTGGAAAAAAGAGAAGGACTTTTAGACAGTAAGATTGACGAGCTGGATCGCGGAAGGAAAATTTTGGAGCAGAAGGCGGAGGAAATCAGAAGAATCCGCCAGGAAGCCGATGAGGCCCGCAGCAAAGAACTGAAGCGCTTGGAGAAAATTGCCGGGCTTTCCAAAGATCAGGCCAAAAAAATACTTCTTCAACTGACTGAGGAAGAAGAAAGGGAAATTTTGGCACAAAGGATTGCCAAGATGGAAAAAGAAGGGAAAGAAGAACTGGAAAAAAGAGCGCGCAACATTATGACGCAGGTCATTCAGAAATATGCCGGATCGCACGCTTCCGAAATAATGACTACGACCGTAGCTATTCCTTCAGATGAAATAAAAGGAAGAATTATCGGGCGGGAAGGAAGAAATATCAAGACACTTGAACGCCTTACCGGAGTGGAAATAATAATTGATGATGTTCCGGAAGCGGTTGTTATTTCCGGTTTTGATCCGGTAAGACGCGAGATCGCCAAGATCGCGCTGGAAAAATTGGTAGTGGATGGAAGAATTCATCCAGCCCGAATTGAGGAAACCATTGAATTTGCCAGAAAAGAGATTGACAATAAAATCAAAGAAGCCGGCGAGGCAGCCGCTTATGACGCGGGAATTGCCGGACTGGATTCAAAACTCATCTATCTTTTAGGACGGTTGCGTTACCGGACC
This region includes:
- the rny gene encoding ribonuclease Y; this encodes METSLVYVAIGIVTLAIGSLLGYLARQTIAKKQLTTAEGKINKMLEEAQQKAQELTLDAKNRAVEILEEAKKKEKEREDQILRLEQRLEKREGLLDSKIDELDRGRKILEQKAEEIRRIRQEADEARSKELKRLEKIAGLSKDQAKKILLQLTEEEEREILAQRIAKMEKEGKEELEKRARNIMTQVIQKYAGSHASEIMTTTVAIPSDEIKGRIIGREGRNIKTLERLTGVEIIIDDVPEAVVISGFDPVRREIAKIALEKLVVDGRIHPARIEETIEFARKEIDNKIKEAGEAAAYDAGIAGLDSKLIYLLGRLRYRTSYGQNVLLHSLEVAHLSGALAAELGADVAVAKKAGLLHDIGKAVDHEVQGTHVDIGIKILAKFSISQEVIDAIRPHHEEYPFETQEAFIVAAADAISASRPGARKDTLENYLKRLEELEAVANSFPGVEKSYAIQAGREIRVFVRPEEIDDLGSLKLARQIADKIEQELKYPGEIKVNILRETRAVEFAR